In Niallia sp. FSL W8-0635, one genomic interval encodes:
- a CDS encoding phosphocarrier protein HPr, whose amino-acid sequence MVEKQFKVIADTGIHARPATLLVQAASKFDSDIQLEYKEKKVNLKSIMGVMSLGIAQGADIKIIAEGNDEQEAINGLQETLNKEGLAE is encoded by the coding sequence ATGGTAGAAAAACAATTTAAAGTTATTGCAGATACAGGAATTCATGCTAGACCAGCAACTCTTTTAGTACAAGCTGCTAGCAAGTTTGATTCAGATATTCAATTAGAATACAAAGAGAAAAAAGTTAATCTTAAATCGATTATGGGTGTTATGTCATTAGGGATCGCTCAAGGTGCTGATATTAAAATTATTGCAGAAGGTAACGACGAGCAAGAAGCAATTAATGGATTACAAGAAACTTTAAATAAAGAAGGTTTAGCAGAATAA
- a CDS encoding PFL family protein, translating into MKIALNEMMETINMVQMENLDIRTVTMGISLYDCADSDFHKLNEAVYKKITTYASKLTEVANAVEKEYGIPIINKRISITPIAEILGNSTVEQAVTLAQTLDKAAKDLNVDFIGGYSALVHKGITKGDQTLLDALPEALSVTERVCASVSVATTRTGINMDAVKQMGEIIKKAAENTKDQNGLACAKLVVFCNPVEDNPFMAGAFHGAGEGEVVINVGVSGPGVVLSALKKYPEADLGEVSEIIKKTTFKITRAGELIGRVVAERLDVPFGIMDLSLAPTNAINDSVAEILEEIGLERVGTHGTIAALALMNDAVKKGGAMASSYVGGLSGAFIPVSEDNGMIKGILDNSLTLSKLEAMTCVCSVGLDMIALTGEATPATLSAIIADEAAIGMINKKTTAVRVIPVPGKKEGEIVEFGGLLGRAPVMGVNPFSSEKLINRGGRIPSPLQALIN; encoded by the coding sequence ATGAAAATTGCATTAAACGAAATGATGGAAACGATTAACATGGTACAGATGGAGAATCTTGATATACGTACTGTTACGATGGGAATCAGTCTCTATGATTGTGCAGATTCGGATTTCCACAAATTAAATGAGGCTGTTTATAAAAAAATAACTACGTATGCAAGCAAATTAACAGAAGTAGCAAATGCTGTTGAAAAGGAATATGGCATTCCAATTATAAACAAACGTATTTCTATTACTCCAATTGCTGAAATCCTCGGAAATAGTACCGTAGAACAAGCAGTAACTTTAGCACAAACATTAGATAAAGCAGCAAAAGATTTAAATGTAGATTTTATCGGTGGTTACTCTGCACTTGTACATAAAGGGATTACTAAAGGAGATCAAACATTGCTTGATGCACTTCCAGAAGCACTTTCTGTCACAGAAAGAGTTTGTGCATCTGTATCTGTCGCAACTACTAGAACAGGTATTAATATGGACGCTGTAAAGCAAATGGGAGAAATCATCAAAAAAGCTGCCGAAAATACAAAGGATCAAAACGGTTTAGCTTGTGCTAAGCTTGTTGTTTTCTGTAATCCAGTTGAGGACAATCCATTTATGGCTGGCGCATTCCATGGTGCTGGCGAAGGAGAAGTTGTAATTAATGTGGGAGTTAGTGGACCAGGAGTCGTTTTAAGTGCTTTAAAAAAATATCCTGAAGCTGATTTAGGAGAAGTATCAGAAATCATCAAAAAGACGACATTTAAAATTACTCGTGCTGGTGAATTAATCGGTCGTGTAGTTGCTGAACGCTTAGATGTTCCATTTGGAATTATGGATTTATCCCTTGCTCCAACAAACGCTATTAATGATAGTGTTGCTGAAATATTAGAAGAAATCGGTTTAGAGCGAGTTGGAACTCATGGCACTATTGCAGCGCTTGCTTTAATGAATGATGCAGTTAAAAAAGGTGGTGCAATGGCAAGTAGTTACGTCGGAGGATTAAGTGGCGCCTTTATTCCAGTCAGTGAAGACAATGGAATGATTAAAGGGATTTTAGACAATAGCTTAACCCTTTCCAAACTAGAAGCAATGACTTGCGTATGCTCTGTTGGCCTTGACATGATTGCACTTACTGGAGAAGCTACACCGGCTACCTTATCTGCAATAATTGCTGATGAAGCAGCCATTGGGATGATTAATAAAAAAACTACCGCTGTCCGTGTCATTCCTGTTCCAGGGAAAAAAGAAGGAGAAATCGTGGAATTCGGTGGACTATTAGGACGAGCACCAGTAATGGGTGTGAATCCATTCAGCTCAGAAAAACTTATTAATCGTGGCGGACGGATTCCTTCCCCTTTACAAGCTTTAATTAACTAA
- a CDS encoding PilZ domain-containing protein, which translates to MRYKRNEAFRYQLNDSLDAVFTLKVDEDTLSSKGQALIYNISPNGLRFRTEFDLPVGDTRLLLQLQFTLNGQEICMPGQITWKKKLGSHFEYGYEGTGDNEAKQKIINGIKELAREENKDAL; encoded by the coding sequence ATGCGATACAAACGAAATGAGGCTTTTCGTTATCAATTAAATGATTCTTTAGACGCCGTATTCACACTAAAAGTTGATGAAGACACACTTTCTAGTAAAGGACAGGCCCTTATCTATAATATAAGTCCCAATGGATTAAGATTTCGCACAGAATTTGATTTACCTGTCGGTGATACGCGCTTATTATTGCAGCTTCAATTCACCTTAAATGGACAGGAAATATGTATGCCTGGCCAAATTACTTGGAAGAAAAAACTTGGAAGCCACTTTGAATATGGTTATGAGGGAACTGGAGATAATGAAGCAAAACAGAAGATAATCAATGGCATTAAAGAACTTGCTCGAGAAGAGAATAAAGATGCTCTTTAA
- a CDS encoding YkvI family membrane protein, giving the protein MKNKWYAAIQLAAVYVGTVVGAGFATGREIVVFFSQYGFIGLLGILLSGFIFAYFGAKLMRISVKIKATSYQEFTIYLFGNVIGTMINFLLLLMLIGVCAVMFSGAGAVFEEQLGLDKTVGVIFTIVLSLLVMMVGTRGLFAVNTFVVPIMISFSFILFILSVSLPGFFGEIFQMETITWKTISSPFSYTALNLALAIAVLVPAASEIGDEEVVKWGGILGGIALMMILISSHFSLIMLKDVYLYSIPMATIMKHLAPQLSWVYILVIYGEIFSSVIGNIYGLERQLRSFIPLPSMVLIGGIILVSYLISYVQYGTLLSFLYPIFGYISLVFLLFLWIKPVPK; this is encoded by the coding sequence GTGAAAAATAAATGGTATGCTGCAATCCAGCTTGCGGCAGTGTATGTAGGCACTGTTGTCGGTGCTGGATTTGCGACAGGTAGAGAAATAGTAGTCTTTTTTTCACAATATGGATTTATTGGCTTGCTAGGGATCCTTTTAAGTGGGTTTATTTTTGCGTATTTTGGCGCAAAATTAATGCGTATTTCTGTTAAAATAAAGGCTACTTCTTATCAAGAGTTTACTATTTACTTATTTGGTAATGTCATAGGAACGATGATTAACTTTCTATTATTACTTATGCTTATAGGGGTCTGTGCAGTGATGTTTTCAGGAGCTGGTGCTGTATTTGAAGAGCAGCTCGGCCTAGATAAAACAGTCGGAGTTATTTTTACAATTGTCCTTTCTTTACTTGTTATGATGGTAGGTACAAGAGGGTTATTTGCCGTAAATACTTTTGTTGTGCCTATTATGATTAGTTTCAGCTTTATTCTCTTTATTCTATCTGTTTCTTTGCCAGGTTTTTTTGGAGAGATATTTCAAATGGAGACCATTACGTGGAAAACGATTAGCTCCCCATTTTCCTATACTGCCTTAAATTTGGCATTAGCAATAGCGGTATTAGTACCTGCAGCCTCTGAAATTGGCGATGAAGAAGTCGTTAAATGGGGAGGGATACTAGGTGGAATTGCACTTATGATGATTTTAATATCGAGTCATTTCTCCCTTATCATGCTAAAGGATGTTTATCTTTATTCCATTCCTATGGCTACTATAATGAAACATTTAGCACCACAGCTTTCATGGGTTTATATTTTAGTTATTTATGGAGAAATTTTCAGTTCAGTAATTGGGAATATCTATGGTTTAGAGAGGCAACTGCGAAGCTTCATTCCATTACCAAGTATGGTGTTAATCGGCGGGATTATCTTAGTTTCCTACTTGATTAGCTATGTACAGTATGGAACGCTACTATCTTTTTTATATCCTATATTTGGTTATATTAGTTTAGTTTTTCTCTTGTTTTTATGGATTAAGCCTGTGCCAAAATAA
- a CDS encoding ATP-binding protein — translation MKINTQKKLLYVAIVVIPIIITAILFFNYQVNKEVAKNKAHAEWVASIHQRQWDSYINKVVSSLNILSLSIQTNIDTPEEMDNLLRKVFTNEHIYGGLFLLDNKGKTLAGVNDTYDSVDISEEDYILEVINSKDLVISNREEVLSNGQKVIGIAMPILSEHNRLDSIITAYLRVDYLINITKMLSSEENIAIMNGQKETILYINDGATLSTNVISMPIDRLPWTIIVELEKTNIWNVVKSNIWILLFFILIFHLIYLTLILYYQRKGREEETKQNEIQKLELVGNLAASSAHEIRNPLTGIKGLIQLLSEKHLDQQDQLYFSIIQKEIVRINEIVSQFLILGKPTAQKKHKMNLKSIIAELDPLIISEANLYNVNYIETIPEQDIFILGIADQMKQVLLNLTKNALEAMENGGQLELTVRTIHSNVFITIIDNGIGMSSQQLKKIFEPFNTSKESGTGLGLVVCKRIIESFDGEIQISSREKKGTRVNIILPLME, via the coding sequence ATGAAAATAAATACACAAAAAAAGCTATTATATGTTGCAATCGTCGTTATTCCTATCATTATTACTGCAATCCTTTTTTTTAATTATCAAGTTAATAAAGAAGTCGCAAAAAATAAGGCTCATGCAGAATGGGTAGCTTCCATTCATCAGAGACAGTGGGACTCTTATATAAACAAAGTCGTTTCTTCTTTAAATATATTAAGTCTTTCGATTCAAACAAATATTGACACACCAGAAGAAATGGACAATTTACTGAGAAAAGTATTTACAAACGAGCATATTTATGGTGGTTTATTCTTGCTTGATAATAAAGGGAAAACACTTGCTGGGGTAAACGATACCTATGATTCAGTTGATATTTCAGAAGAGGATTACATATTAGAAGTGATTAACTCGAAAGATTTAGTCATTTCTAATAGAGAGGAAGTATTAAGCAACGGCCAGAAAGTTATTGGTATCGCGATGCCAATATTAAGTGAGCATAATCGCCTAGATTCGATTATAACTGCTTATCTGCGTGTTGATTATCTTATTAATATAACGAAAATGTTATCCTCCGAGGAAAATATCGCCATTATGAATGGTCAAAAAGAAACAATCCTCTATATAAACGATGGCGCAACATTAAGCACAAATGTTATTAGTATGCCGATTGACCGTTTACCTTGGACCATTATTGTCGAATTAGAAAAAACAAATATTTGGAACGTCGTAAAATCGAATATTTGGATACTTCTTTTCTTTATTCTAATTTTTCATCTGATATATCTGACCCTAATCCTTTACTATCAAAGGAAAGGGAGAGAAGAAGAAACAAAACAGAATGAAATTCAAAAATTAGAGCTCGTTGGAAATTTAGCAGCTAGTTCTGCACATGAAATTAGGAACCCATTAACAGGAATCAAAGGATTAATCCAATTATTAAGCGAGAAACATCTAGATCAACAAGATCAGCTATACTTTTCCATTATCCAAAAAGAAATTGTACGGATCAATGAAATCGTTAGCCAATTCCTTATTTTAGGGAAGCCTACCGCACAAAAAAAACATAAAATGAATTTAAAATCCATTATCGCAGAACTTGATCCACTTATCATTTCAGAGGCAAATTTATATAATGTAAATTATATTGAAACGATTCCTGAACAAGATATTTTTATCCTTGGAATTGCAGACCAAATGAAACAAGTGCTTTTAAATTTAACCAAAAACGCACTTGAAGCGATGGAAAATGGTGGTCAATTAGAACTTACAGTCCGTACCATTCATTCAAACGTTTTCATTACGATAATTGATAACGGAATAGGCATGTCCAGCCAACAATTAAAGAAAATATTTGAACCTTTTAATACTTCAAAGGAATCTGGAACTGGTTTAGGGCTTGTAGTATGTAAAAGAATCATTGAATCATTCGATGGTGAAATTCAAATATCCAGT
- a CDS encoding ACT domain-containing protein codes for MVQQRRAVVSVIGKDQIGIISKVTTILSNNHINILDISQTILQDFFTMMMLVDITDKENLDDLTKQFNELSEQLHLKINIQLEEIFQSMHRV; via the coding sequence ATGGTTCAACAACGTCGAGCAGTCGTTAGCGTAATTGGAAAAGATCAAATTGGAATTATCAGTAAGGTTACGACAATCCTTTCTAATAATCACATCAATATTCTAGATATCAGTCAAACCATTTTACAAGATTTCTTTACGATGATGATGTTAGTAGATATTACCGATAAAGAAAACTTAGATGACTTAACAAAGCAGTTTAATGAATTAAGCGAGCAACTTCATTTAAAAATAAATATTCAATTAGAAGAAATTTTTCAATCTATGCATCGCGTCTAA
- a CDS encoding MarR family winged helix-turn-helix transcriptional regulator, whose translation MEKKDIEQSLKLYIVMSRAYRAINENVNKLITANGLNPTEFAVLELLYHKGDQPLQQIGGKILLASGSITYVVDKLEEKGFLRRIACPTDRRVTFAQITDDGKQLIEGIFPNHEQRIHEIMSELSPEEKDVAIGLIKRLGLSIGK comes from the coding sequence ATGGAAAAAAAAGATATTGAACAATCATTAAAATTATATATTGTCATGTCTCGAGCGTATCGAGCAATAAATGAAAATGTAAATAAATTAATTACGGCAAATGGATTGAATCCAACGGAGTTTGCTGTTCTTGAATTGTTGTATCATAAAGGAGATCAGCCGTTACAGCAAATTGGTGGGAAAATTTTATTAGCTAGTGGAAGTATCACCTATGTGGTTGATAAACTGGAGGAAAAAGGATTTTTGAGAAGGATTGCTTGTCCAACGGATCGAAGAGTTACATTCGCTCAAATTACCGATGATGGTAAACAATTGATTGAAGGTATTTTTCCTAATCATGAGCAAAGAATCCATGAAATTATGTCGGAATTATCTCCAGAAGAAAAAGATGTGGCGATTGGATTGATTAAACGACTTGGTTTATCTATTGGTAAATAA
- a CDS encoding YkvS family protein codes for MKRAEVGNIIEFRGLQGIVEKVNENSVIVDLTYMNNYRDLELEQRTVVNHKNYRIIK; via the coding sequence GTGAAAAGAGCTGAGGTTGGAAATATCATTGAATTTAGAGGATTACAAGGAATTGTTGAAAAAGTAAATGAAAATTCGGTAATCGTAGATTTGACTTATATGAATAATTACCGTGATTTAGAATTAGAGCAAAGAACAGTAGTAAACCATAAAAACTATCGTATCATTAAATAA
- a CDS encoding M3 family oligoendopeptidase, producing MKFSEFTYKRPNIDEFSAKMNELLVDFNKSEHVQQQITAIEKINELRNDVSTMFNLCYIRHSVDTNDEFYQAEQDYMDEVSPKVEGLTTKYYEALVQSKFKNQLEEKWGHQLFALAEAQLKVFSEEVVELLQQENKLSTEYTKLVASAKIMFDGEERTLAQLQPFTESKDRDIRKAASEARFAFFSEHEEQLDRIYDDMVKVRTEIAQKLGYENFVELAYHRMYRTDYNAEMVAAFRNQVKEHIVPLTTKLKERQQQRIGVDSLKYYDEPFEFLTGNAAPKGGPAWIVENGQKMYDELSKETGAFFSYLRETELMDLVAKKGKAGGGYCTFIENYKAPFIFSNFNGTSGDIDVLTHEAGHAFQVYSSGEFDIPEYYWPTYEAAEIHSMSMEFFTWPWMELFFKEDVEKYKFSHLSSALLFLPYGVSVDEFQHWVYENPTATPKERKQAWRNIENKYSPHLDYDGNEFLENGGFWQKQGHIFNSPFYYIDYTLAQICAFQFWKRSRENQEDAWADYVKLCKLGGSKPFTELVKEANLISPFEDGCVESVVGVIDEWLSSVDDRKL from the coding sequence ATGAAGTTTTCGGAATTTACATACAAAAGACCAAATATAGATGAATTTTCAGCAAAAATGAATGAATTATTAGTAGATTTTAACAAATCAGAGCATGTTCAGCAGCAAATCACAGCGATTGAGAAAATAAACGAACTTAGAAATGATGTTTCTACGATGTTTAATTTATGCTATATTCGCCACTCGGTTGATACGAATGATGAATTTTATCAAGCAGAACAAGATTATATGGATGAAGTCTCTCCTAAAGTTGAGGGGCTAACGACTAAATATTATGAAGCGCTTGTGCAGTCCAAATTTAAAAATCAATTGGAAGAAAAATGGGGGCATCAACTCTTTGCATTAGCGGAAGCGCAATTAAAAGTTTTCTCAGAGGAAGTAGTAGAGCTTCTGCAGCAGGAAAATAAACTATCAACAGAATACACAAAGCTTGTTGCTTCTGCGAAGATTATGTTTGATGGTGAAGAGAGAACACTTGCTCAATTACAGCCATTTACAGAGTCAAAAGACCGGGATATTAGAAAGGCTGCGAGTGAGGCTCGCTTTGCTTTCTTTAGTGAACATGAAGAGCAGTTAGATAGAATCTATGATGATATGGTAAAGGTTCGTACAGAAATTGCCCAAAAGCTAGGATATGAAAATTTCGTCGAGCTAGCATACCATCGCATGTACCGTACGGACTATAATGCTGAAATGGTTGCGGCCTTCAGAAACCAAGTAAAAGAACATATCGTACCACTTACAACTAAATTAAAAGAAAGACAACAACAGAGAATAGGGGTAGACTCTTTAAAATATTATGATGAGCCATTTGAATTTTTAACGGGAAATGCTGCGCCTAAAGGAGGTCCAGCTTGGATTGTTGAAAATGGTCAAAAGATGTATGATGAGCTATCAAAAGAAACAGGAGCATTCTTTTCCTATTTAAGAGAAACAGAATTAATGGATTTGGTTGCTAAAAAAGGAAAAGCTGGAGGCGGCTACTGTACTTTTATTGAAAATTATAAGGCACCATTTATTTTTTCTAACTTCAATGGAACATCAGGAGATATCGATGTATTAACACATGAGGCAGGTCATGCATTCCAGGTTTATTCTAGTGGTGAGTTTGATATTCCGGAATACTATTGGCCAACATATGAGGCTGCAGAAATTCATTCCATGAGCATGGAGTTCTTTACATGGCCATGGATGGAGCTATTCTTTAAAGAAGATGTAGAGAAATATAAATTTTCCCATTTAAGTTCGGCACTGTTGTTCCTTCCTTATGGAGTGTCAGTAGATGAATTCCAGCATTGGGTATATGAAAATCCGACAGCTACGCCAAAAGAAAGAAAGCAAGCTTGGAGAAATATTGAGAACAAATATAGTCCTCATCTTGACTATGATGGAAATGAGTTTTTAGAAAATGGTGGTTTCTGGCAAAAGCAAGGTCATATTTTTAATTCTCCATTCTATTATATTGATTATACATTAGCGCAAATATGTGCATTCCAATTTTGGAAACGGTCAAGAGAGAATCAAGAAGATGCTTGGGCAGATTATGTGAAGCTTTGCAAATTAGGCGGAAGCAAGCCGTTTACGGAATTAGTGAAAGAGGCTAATCTAATTTCTCCATTTGAAGATGGCTGTGTGGAATCAGTTGTTGGAGTCATTGATGAATGGTTAAGTTCTGTAGATGATCGAAAACTATAA
- a CDS encoding ATP-dependent Clp protease ATP-binding subunit, whose amino-acid sequence MKCEICQQNSATISLRFVLNNMESTMNICHACYQKEKHKMTAQSGPMFFQPSPFDELFQSFNQSNAFGGASASKEAPFTNNHKKAGILDKYGKNLNQMANAGLIDPVIGRENEIERVIEILNRRNKNNPVLIGEPGVGKTAIAEGLALKIIEGNVPKKLQNKEIYLLDVASLVSNTGIRGQFEEKMKQVIQEVQARKNVIVFIDEIHQLVGAGSAEGSMDAGNILKPALARGELHIIGATTLKEYRQIEKDAALERRFQPVQVSEPSVEATLSILNGIKDKYEKFHEVTYTENAIIACAELSHRYIQDRFLPDKAIDLMDEAGSKMNLSSTYQNTEEIESRLAVIAKEKEQVLKEENYEKAAQLRKEEQQLEKALNEPNNDDKPLVDVALIQQLIEKKTGIPVGKLQEDEQQKMKFLSERLAAKVIGQEEAVRKVAKAIKRSRAGLKSKTRPIGSFLFVGPTGVGKTELTKTLAEELFGSKDSMVRLDMSEYMEKHSISKIIGSPPGYVGHEEAGQLTEKVRRNPYSIILLDEIEKAHPDIQSIFLQILEDGRLTDSQGRTISFKDSVIIMTSNASVGHKHKVVGFGNNDAIEESNLLQTLGNFFKPEFLNRFDAIIEFKSLEKEHLLQITDLLLDELSQNLQEQQITLQIAVATKEKIVELGTHPSFGARPLRRVIQEHLEDQLADVILDEPTIKELTAVLEDDQIKIKPVQTQSIS is encoded by the coding sequence ATGAAATGTGAAATCTGCCAACAAAATAGTGCTACAATCAGCCTACGATTTGTATTAAACAATATGGAAAGCACAATGAATATTTGTCATGCTTGCTATCAAAAAGAAAAACATAAAATGACAGCACAAAGTGGCCCAATGTTTTTCCAACCTTCCCCTTTTGACGAGTTATTTCAATCATTTAACCAATCAAATGCATTTGGGGGAGCTAGTGCTTCAAAGGAAGCCCCATTTACTAATAACCATAAAAAAGCTGGTATTCTCGATAAATATGGTAAAAATTTAAATCAAATGGCAAATGCCGGTTTAATAGATCCTGTTATCGGCAGAGAAAATGAAATAGAACGTGTAATTGAAATTCTAAATAGAAGAAATAAAAATAATCCAGTGCTAATCGGGGAACCTGGGGTCGGAAAAACAGCGATAGCAGAAGGATTAGCATTAAAAATTATCGAAGGCAATGTCCCTAAAAAATTGCAAAACAAAGAAATTTACTTGTTGGACGTGGCTTCCCTTGTATCAAACACAGGGATTCGTGGTCAATTTGAAGAAAAAATGAAACAAGTAATTCAAGAAGTACAAGCAAGAAAAAATGTTATTGTCTTTATTGATGAAATCCATCAGCTAGTTGGTGCAGGATCTGCTGAAGGATCCATGGACGCAGGGAATATTTTAAAACCAGCTTTAGCACGTGGAGAACTGCATATCATTGGGGCGACCACTTTAAAGGAATATCGCCAAATTGAAAAAGATGCTGCATTAGAGCGAAGATTCCAGCCAGTACAAGTAAGTGAGCCTTCTGTTGAGGCAACATTATCTATCTTAAATGGAATTAAAGACAAATACGAAAAATTTCATGAAGTAACGTATACAGAAAATGCAATCATAGCGTGTGCTGAGCTATCTCACCGATATATCCAAGATCGATTCTTACCAGATAAGGCGATTGACTTAATGGATGAGGCTGGTTCTAAAATGAATCTTTCTTCTACTTATCAAAATACAGAAGAAATCGAAAGTCGCCTTGCGGTGATAGCTAAAGAAAAAGAACAAGTATTAAAAGAAGAAAATTATGAGAAAGCAGCTCAATTACGCAAGGAAGAACAACAGCTTGAAAAAGCATTAAATGAACCAAACAACGATGATAAGCCACTAGTCGATGTCGCCCTTATCCAGCAATTAATCGAAAAGAAAACAGGTATTCCTGTTGGAAAATTACAGGAAGATGAACAGCAAAAAATGAAGTTTTTAAGTGAGCGCTTAGCAGCAAAAGTAATTGGACAAGAAGAAGCTGTTCGTAAAGTAGCTAAAGCCATTAAACGAAGTAGAGCGGGACTTAAATCCAAAACGAGACCAATTGGTAGCTTCCTATTTGTCGGACCAACTGGTGTTGGGAAAACAGAGCTTACCAAAACACTTGCAGAAGAATTATTCGGTAGCAAGGATAGTATGGTTCGCCTAGACATGAGTGAATACATGGAGAAACATAGTATTAGCAAAATCATTGGTTCTCCTCCAGGCTATGTTGGTCATGAAGAAGCAGGACAACTAACAGAGAAAGTTAGAAGAAATCCATATAGCATTATTCTACTAGATGAAATAGAAAAAGCGCATCCTGATATTCAATCGATTTTCTTGCAAATTTTAGAAGACGGCCGCTTAACAGATAGTCAAGGCCGTACTATTAGCTTTAAAGATTCCGTTATTATTATGACAAGTAATGCAAGTGTCGGCCATAAACATAAAGTCGTGGGCTTTGGAAATAATGATGCGATTGAAGAAAGCAATCTATTACAAACACTAGGAAACTTCTTTAAACCAGAATTCCTTAACCGCTTTGATGCGATTATTGAGTTTAAATCATTGGAAAAAGAACACTTACTACAAATTACGGACTTGTTATTAGATGAGCTTTCTCAAAACCTACAAGAACAACAAATCACTTTACAGATAGCAGTAGCTACAAAAGAGAAAATCGTAGAACTTGGAACACATCCAAGCTTCGGCGCTCGTCCTCTAAGAAGAGTAATACAAGAGCATTTAGAAGACCAACTAGCAGATGTTATTCTTGATGAACCAACTATAAAAGAATTAACAGCAGTTCTAGAGGATGACCAAATTAAAATTAAACCAGTTCAGACTCAGTCTATTTCTTAG
- a CDS encoding DUF6254 family protein, whose product MSKAHREKEREWTVRKQKQKPHGKVKTKKELAEE is encoded by the coding sequence GTGTCAAAAGCACATAGAGAAAAGGAAAGAGAATGGACTGTACGTAAGCAGAAACAAAAGCCACATGGAAAAGTAAAAACGAAAAAAGAATTAGCGGAAGAATAG